The DNA window CATCCCTGGTATCCTATCAAAAGCAAAATTGTCACCAATAGACGGAACTACGTCTTTTTTGTGCACTGAGAGGACAATGGAGAGCATGCTTAGAGGTAAGACGAGAACAATTACAATTGTGAGGATAACTGCTTGAAATCTCTTTGAAGGAATGCGAACCTCCCCACTGTTCGGGACGCCTCTCCCCTTCCTCTCGGTACCTCAACATAGTAAAAAAATTGTGAGCATGCAATATAATTCTGCATTAGCGAAATATATCTCCAAACAAACAAGAATTTTCTCTAAAGTAATTCTGCTGTTTATCCGTGAGCTGAAGACAGATCACCATCAATCATTGAACTCTCCAATCAATTGTTTTTCCCTGGGTGAAGGTCTAAATTAACCTGGCATGACGGAAAAACGATCCACACTGCCGCCGCTGGCGGACCGGGTTCGGCCCGCATCCCTCGAGGACTTCATAGGCCAAGAACACCTCGTGGGCAAAGAAACACTCCTAAAGGAGGCCATCCGTGACAAGTCACCCTTCAGCCTCATCTTCTGGGGTCCGCCGGGAACGGGAAAAACAACCCTGGCAAGAATTATGGCCCGGGAAATGGACGCCGACTTCTACGAAATCAGTGCCGTCTCCTCAGGGGTTAAAGATCTACGCAAGATCATCGACACGGCGAAAACGAGCTTCAAAATGCATAAACACACCATCCTGTTCATCGACGAAATACATCGGTTCAACAAAGCCCAACAGGATGCCCTTCTGCACGCCGTGGAAGAGGGAACCGTTATTCTCGTGGGTACCACCACGGAAAATCCCTCCTTCGAAGTGACAGCCCCCCTCCTCTCCCGGTGCCGCGTTCTTACACTGAATAGCCTCACCGATAAAGAACTGGAAGCCATCCTCACAGGAGCGCTGGGATCCGATATCGTCCTGCAAAAGAAAAACATCCGCTTCAAAGAAGGTACACGAACCGCATTGATTCAATCAGCGGGTGGCGACGCCAGGAAAATGCTCAATACACTCGAAGGAACGCTCTTTCTCTCCTCTTCAAAAGACGGAACCCAGTCCATCACGAAGAAAAACCTGAACGATGCCCTCCAGGCAAAAACTGTCGTCTACGACAAGACGGGCGACTACCACTACGACACGATTTCGGCATTCATTAAGTCCGTTCGAGGGAGCGATCCCGATGCCGCCATCTACTGGCTGGCCACCATGCTGGAAGGAGGAGAACAACCGGAATTCATCGCCCGGCGACTTATTATTCTCGCATCAGAAGATATCGGCAACGCCGATCCCCAGGCACTCCCCCTCGCCACCGCTGGATTCCACGCCGTTCACGCCATCGGCATGCCCGAGGCGTCTCTAGTACTTTCCCAGGTGACCGTATATCTCGCGGCGGCCCCCAAGTCAAATGCCGCCTACGTCGCCATCAAAGAAGCCCGGCAGAAGATCCGCGATGGAGGAACTTCCCCCGTCCCTCTCCATTTAAGAAACGCTCCAACACCCCTCATGGAGTCGATGGGACATGGCAAAGACTACGACTACCCACACCTCCACCCGGACCATTTCGTGGACCGGAACTACTTCCCCGAGAATGTGAACCAGACAGCGTTCTACCGGCCCACCGAACAGGGATACGAGAAGTTCATCCGCGAACGTCTGGCTCACCTGTGGAAAGACCGGTATGGCCGGAAGCAACCGAAGTGAAATGGAGAGCTGGAGAGTTGGAGACGGGATTCGTAATCCGTAATTCGTGATGCGTAAGGCTGCCCACTTCTACTGCAACTGCGACTGTTCTACTTGGACCTTGGCTCTTGGTTCTTGCTTCTTGATCTGTAATTCGTAATGCGTAGAAGCCTCCATTTCTCCATTTCTCCAATTCTCCACTTCTGCTTTATTA is part of the Candidatus Neomarinimicrobiota bacterium genome and encodes:
- a CDS encoding replication-associated recombination protein A — translated: MTEKRSTLPPLADRVRPASLEDFIGQEHLVGKETLLKEAIRDKSPFSLIFWGPPGTGKTTLARIMAREMDADFYEISAVSSGVKDLRKIIDTAKTSFKMHKHTILFIDEIHRFNKAQQDALLHAVEEGTVILVGTTTENPSFEVTAPLLSRCRVLTLNSLTDKELEAILTGALGSDIVLQKKNIRFKEGTRTALIQSAGGDARKMLNTLEGTLFLSSSKDGTQSITKKNLNDALQAKTVVYDKTGDYHYDTISAFIKSVRGSDPDAAIYWLATMLEGGEQPEFIARRLIILASEDIGNADPQALPLATAGFHAVHAIGMPEASLVLSQVTVYLAAAPKSNAAYVAIKEARQKIRDGGTSPVPLHLRNAPTPLMESMGHGKDYDYPHLHPDHFVDRNYFPENVNQTAFYRPTEQGYEKFIRERLAHLWKDRYGRKQPK